Genomic window (Nymphaea colorata isolate Beijing-Zhang1983 chromosome 1, ASM883128v2, whole genome shotgun sequence):
GTTAACTCTATGTGCCAGTCACTGGTTATCTGCTTGTTGGtcttttcatctttaattttttttcagctAATATCATGAAGACCTGACCCTGGAGGTCAACTTTTaagaaatcaatcaatatataaTTATTGATGACTGGACATTGATGAAGGAATTCTCTACACTGTTTACTATCTAGATGTAGAATATGACAATATGGTTTCGGGTCTAGCCCATCCACTGCCAAATGAAACCTGTTCAATGACTAGTTCGATCACTCATATTAGCTGCTGTTCAGCCACTAGTGTGAGCTTTCAAACAGTATATGAAAtagggaaagaggaagaaaagaaataaagaattAATGTGATAATTCTTATGTTGTTAGTTTCAATGATTttagttggaaaaaaaaaggaattatgacctattgattttcttgagtgtttttgttcttttataggtGTTGGTATTGGAGGAGAGGAGCAAGAACTTTCCAACATATCTCTTTTCAGTTTGCCGTGGCTCGTTTTTGTTGTTGCCATCTTGTTTGTAGGTATCAAACTCTATGCAACATAATGTAATTGCTATGATGTTTGTTGCTTATCATGCTTCATTATTTTTAGCGGTGGATTTTTCTTATCTGCTTCTCTTTTATTTCATCTTCTGTAGAATGGCTTAGCTTTGGAATGTATTATTATAATGCTCCCTTTCTTGTGAATTAATTACAGTCTACCATCTTTTCCTTTAATGGAGGATGCCCTCTGAACATGGCTTTTGCTTGTTTGTCTTTAGTTTTGGATTTCTAAAGAATTAATTTGCTTTTTTGATTCTGCAAGCTTTGAAAGCTCAGTTAGAACTGCAATCCAGTTGGCTGGTGTAACTGCTGGTTTTAGCTTGTACTGATTATAGAGTGATCTTTATTATCAACACTCACTATTTTAGCTTGTACTGGTTTTGATTGccatttcttcttcctttttagaAAATTCTTATTTGCCTCATCTGGCTGGCATAGCTGTCTTCCATATGGTGGCTGTGTTACCTGGAATTCTCCTGTGTTCCAGTCTTCTTATCTTTTGATACTCCCTGTATTACTGTATTACATtgtatatttcatgttttgccCATTTTGGTTTTCATTGCCTTAGGTCCTTCTAAATGGTTGGCTTCATATACGAAAGCGCCAGCGCCGAGATGAAGAGCTGGTAATGTTGTTCATAATACTGATAAGCAATTAATATTACTGTTCGTCACGTCTTATTATCTGGAATTTCTGTTCTCATGGTAAACACATTACTTACTTACAGGGTCACTCTGATGTTCTGGAGGAGATCATATTTGGTTTGGAAGCAGGAATTTTGTTTGGGTATCTCTTTGTTCCCTTTTGTTCCACCGGATAAGCTATTTACTCTTTATGTCAATCATCCTTTTCTGCTCTATTGTTGTTCATGACCTCGTTTACCTCCTTCTAGACAATATTAAGGATCTATATGGATCATATGCTGTTGGATATCCAGCTCATATCTATCTCTGATTGGTTGGTTCAACAAAGACACCAAATTGAACTAAAAAATAGAAGTGGTTTAGCTTTTCATAATTGGATCTTACATATATGCAACCGCAATACATAAGACTACCCAAGGGATCGTACTTGTCTTGTCACCTTGCATCAtgcatttgaagttttgaattttcatgTGGATGACTTTTGGATGGGCACAAGAGACTccattgttttcatttatattctCAAGTAATTTTTTCAGACGTAGACAGTTTGATTTTGGTTATGTAAATCCTACGATATTTGAATAGCAGAATGCAATGCAGCCTACGTGCGTAAAAGCATAATTTTACCACATCTTtacttttcaactttttctgtTTACAATCTAAATTTTTCAGAGAATGTTTGGTTGATAGTAATTTGTGCTGCCTTGTTGTGTTGTTTGCAGGATGGCATCAGTCATATCAAAGATGGGTTTTATATTTACAGAACAAGGTTTCTCAAGGATATTTATTCCTTTATGCATTTCTGTCAGTGTGTGTTGCAGTGCCATCGGATTTGTCTATCAGGTACCTTTGACATACAGACATTCAATGTTCAGTTCCCCCCCTGGGGTTTTGTATTTTAATATTAAATGTTAGCATTTTCTGCAGTTCATGTAATTGAAAAGTGGATGATGTCTAAACTTGCtccattgaataattttaaaGTTTGTATCCTTTTTTCTGGTTGAAGGCTATTGAATTGCTAGGTTTTGATGAAATCTCTTGAGTTGCTAAGGTTtgaggaaaaaggggaaaagaaaacggTTAGGGTTGGGGAAAAGTGTAGGAATAGGAGCTGGTGTGGGAGAAGGGTGGTTCCTGAGTTATGAAATGTGAGCAATTCCTATCATGTGTTGGCTTTTCCAGGGAAAATCTAAATGGAAACCTGCAGTAGAAGCACCCAAAGCATGTGTGTGAAAGCGTTTGCAAACTGCTTTTGAATAATTACTGGAAGATAAAAATGAAGGGAGTAGGCATCTGCCACTGCCTTTCTTGCAGGCTGCGAAAAGGCAGTTCAACTAATGTCAGTGTTGCTGTCTGCTATCAAGTCTAGCTGCCAACTTGGTGATATACAGATACTTTTAGTGTTCCACGATCAAGTCCAGCTGGCCGCTTGGTAGTAAACTGATATTTCATAAAGTCTTCCAGGAAGGTTCATGCACAGTGAAGCCAAGTGCTTTTCGTATTAGCTCAGCAGGAATATAACAGATCTTACATAGTTGTGTCACCATTTATTTTCCTCGTAAGTTTTGATTGTCAGTTCCAGCTTGTCAGTAAGTCTTTTTATACCCCTTGGACATCTCTTAGTGTCTGTTACGGGTCACTGCATATACTGTGAAGCATGTTCACTAGATGAGAACAAATTTCACAACTAAAGTTCCGCTGATTTGTTTCCAATTTCCACCACTAATTTGGTCCATTAAAGAGTGGCTATTTCATGAGAAATTTGATTGTCTGATACTAGACCGTAGTGGCTGAGAAGTAATTAACATCTCTTAGTGTCTGTTACGGGTCACTGCATATACTGTGAAGCATGTTCACTAGATGAGAACAAATTTCACAACTAAAGTTCCGCTGATTTGTTTCCAATTTCCACCACTAATTTGGTCCATTAAAGAGTGGCTATTTCATGAGAAATTTGATTGTCTGATACTAGACCGTAGTGGCTGAGAAGTAATTAATTTATCACATCTTTTTAGTAACTCATTCATGCTGCTAAGAGCTTGCCATTACCCTTTGTCCTTCTCTTTCTGCTGATTTCATGGTACTTGTCACCTCTTCTTAGAAATGCATGCTGATCATCTTGTGCAGACTCGAGGCTTAAAGCATGGGAGGGCCATTGTTGTGTCAACTTGTGCAGCTGTGGCATCAATTTTAACTGGCGTACTTGCTGGTATGCTTGCACTAGGGGAGAAGTTGCCATCGGGATCATTGGCCCGCACTGTCCTTTTGGTTGGATGGTATACATTTCTGCAATTCATTTTTTGGGAGTCCATATCACCTCGTGTCAGTTCTTTCTATAGAACCACCTGTTGCTTGTTTCATGTATTCGATTAGTTTAATCACATTAATTTCTTTATTATGATTTATGTGTTCCTGGTTATAGAAGCATATTTCTGTGTATGTGATTCCTGAAGATTCCTAGATTGCTCACCACTCACTAGAATTGGCTATGTTTTGATATGTCATATGATATTACTGGCTTTTCTGACAGTCGATACATGTgagatttattttatattttctaaaacgttagcagtgatatatatatatatatataatatgatagtaaaaaaatattataaaaaaattgtttcctAAAACTTATTATTccttaaaataattttttctatttgaagttttgaatcatttaaatttTCCTgcatttttaagagaaaaacaaattgttGCGAGCTGCGGCGGAAGCCCCTAGTAGAAAAGCTTACGGAGACCAATATTGATGATAGGTTCCTTTTTATCTAATGTCTAGGACTTCACATGCAAGACTTATGGAGCCCAGCCTTCCAAGTATTTGAGCAtacttcttaatttttttcaggAGGTCTATTTTTATCCAGTATTATTTATTCGTTGCATCTTATAACATCCTAAAATTTCGCCGGCATTGcattttctgcacacaggtTGCTGATCATTGTTGGTGTGGTCTTGCTGGTATGTTCAAGAAGGCTACGCTCTCTTCTGCCTAGATCATTGCGACGACGTCTCCCCACTGGAGCTACTGAGAGGAATGCTTCCTTTAGAAAGTCTGGTTCTGTTCATGGTTGGGAGCCGAATCCTGTTTCTCTTGTTCCAACAAACCCATTGCTTCATTTGAAAGCCTCTCCTGCAAAAGCGAAGCCTTGACAGAAGATATACCGGAAGAAAATAATTGTTCGCTTGGTGCCGTCGTTATTGAAATTCTTTCTGTAAGTAACCAAATGGCAGAAAATTGTAAGATGAGATCCCGGATTGTATATTTTGTGTAGCCCGACTTGGGGCC
Coding sequences:
- the LOC116246260 gene encoding probable magnesium transporter NIPA9 isoform X2, whose translation is MTNKTWITGFMIDIAGAVLMLSALSQAPVSIIQPVSGSGLAILCVFSHFYLKEIMDPLDWVGITLAGFGTIGVGIGGEEQELSNISLFSLPWLVFVVAILFVLLNGWLHIRKRQRRDEELGHSDVLEEIIFGLEAGILFGMASVISKMGFIFTEQGFSRIFIPLCISVSVCCSAIGFVYQTRGLKHGRAIVVSTCAAVASILTGVLAGMLALGEKLPSGSLARTVLLVGWLLIIVGVVLLVCSRRLRSLLPRSLRRRLPTGATERNASFRKSGSVHGWEPNPVSLVPTNPLLHLKASPAKAKP
- the LOC116246260 gene encoding probable magnesium transporter NIPA9 isoform X1, whose amino-acid sequence is MWQAIFLTIVATAGNNVGKVLQKKGTQFLPPFSLKLKVISAYMTNKTWITGFMIDIAGAVLMLSALSQAPVSIIQPVSGSGLAILCVFSHFYLKEIMDPLDWVGITLAGFGTIGVGIGGEEQELSNISLFSLPWLVFVVAILFVLLNGWLHIRKRQRRDEELGHSDVLEEIIFGLEAGILFGMASVISKMGFIFTEQGFSRIFIPLCISVSVCCSAIGFVYQTRGLKHGRAIVVSTCAAVASILTGVLAGMLALGEKLPSGSLARTVLLVGWLLIIVGVVLLVCSRRLRSLLPRSLRRRLPTGATERNASFRKSGSVHGWEPNPVSLVPTNPLLHLKASPAKAKP